In one window of Sandaracinaceae bacterium DNA:
- a CDS encoding serine hydrolase — protein MNALRPHAAFLTFALLSGLLGSCASDAPFEFAEGTPADVDMDAAVLEGARAYAFAPGRNTQGVVVVRRGTIVAEWYADQRDAASRAASWSVGKSFASALVGIALDRGDIPSLDEPITTYIPEWVGTEKEGMRLRDVMEMASGLDWNEDYDPAEAGASDVIDLVLDQSGSLLSVVLDNPVVAAPGTRFNYSSGDAMLVSRVIRVATGVPAHEYAREHLFEPMGVSDAAWWRDVEGDTLTFCCVDMPTRDFARFGQLFLNGGWLGGRRILSERWVADSIAPSRSYEGYGYMWWLTGNTRDDVPDDLFSARGHDGQYIYVIPSLELVVVRNGWYAPYLGDTVADPSLFGRYPSDGIIPSRGTRPPNEWDDAAFLAPIVDSIRDAP, from the coding sequence ATGAACGCACTGCGCCCCCACGCGGCCTTCCTCACATTCGCCCTTCTGTCGGGGCTCCTGGGCTCCTGCGCTTCCGATGCCCCGTTCGAGTTCGCGGAGGGTACGCCCGCGGACGTGGACATGGACGCGGCCGTGCTCGAGGGCGCACGCGCCTACGCGTTCGCGCCGGGGCGCAACACCCAGGGCGTCGTGGTCGTGCGGCGTGGGACCATCGTGGCCGAGTGGTACGCGGATCAACGCGACGCCGCCAGCCGGGCGGCGAGCTGGTCCGTCGGCAAGAGCTTCGCGAGCGCGCTGGTGGGCATCGCCCTCGACCGCGGCGACATCCCCTCGCTGGACGAACCCATCACCACGTACATCCCCGAGTGGGTGGGCACCGAGAAGGAGGGCATGCGGCTGCGTGACGTGATGGAGATGGCGTCCGGCCTGGACTGGAACGAGGACTACGACCCCGCCGAGGCGGGTGCGTCCGACGTGATCGACCTCGTGCTGGATCAGAGCGGCTCGCTGCTGAGCGTGGTGCTCGACAACCCCGTCGTCGCCGCGCCCGGGACGCGCTTCAACTACTCGAGTGGTGACGCGATGCTGGTGTCGCGCGTGATCCGCGTGGCCACGGGCGTGCCTGCGCACGAGTATGCCCGCGAACACCTCTTCGAGCCGATGGGTGTGTCCGATGCGGCGTGGTGGCGCGACGTCGAGGGCGACACCCTGACCTTCTGCTGCGTGGACATGCCCACACGCGACTTCGCGCGCTTCGGGCAGCTGTTCCTGAACGGTGGGTGGCTGGGTGGACGACGCATCTTGAGCGAACGGTGGGTGGCCGACTCGATCGCGCCTTCGCGCTCGTACGAAGGCTACGGGTACATGTGGTGGCTCACGGGGAACACGCGCGATGACGTGCCCGACGACCTCTTCAGCGCGCGTGGGCACGACGGGCAGTACATCTACGTCATCCCGAGCCTCGAGCTGGTGGTCGTGCGCAACGGCTGGTACGCGCCCTACTTGGGCGACACCGTTGCGGACCCGAGCCTGTTCGGGCGCTACCCGAGCGACGGCATCATCCCCAGTCGGGGCACGCGCCCACCGAACGAGTGGGATGATGCGGCGTTCCTCGCGCCCATCGTGGACAGCATACGCGACGCGCCCTGA
- a CDS encoding damage-inducible protein DinB gives MFTGTQPHLMALYNRWMNERMYAACATLSDVQRRKDLGLFFKSVHGTLNHILWGDQAWLARFTGGAGTTVPAGTELYADYESLWEARRALDTEILAWAAALTPEALNEPMTWTSKVYGFTQTQPRWVLVTQMFNHQTHHRGQVHAALTHFHVDMGATDVPLTPELLE, from the coding sequence ATGTTCACGGGGACCCAGCCGCACCTCATGGCCCTCTACAACCGGTGGATGAACGAGCGCATGTACGCCGCCTGCGCCACGTTGTCGGACGTACAGCGGCGCAAGGACCTGGGGCTGTTCTTCAAGTCGGTCCACGGCACGCTGAACCACATCCTGTGGGGCGATCAGGCCTGGCTCGCGCGCTTCACGGGCGGCGCCGGGACGACGGTGCCAGCAGGGACGGAGCTGTACGCTGACTACGAGTCCCTCTGGGAAGCGCGGCGGGCGTTGGACACCGAGATCCTCGCGTGGGCTGCGGCGCTCACACCCGAAGCGTTGAACGAACCCATGACCTGGACCAGCAAGGTCTACGGGTTCACGCAGACCCAGCCGCGCTGGGTGCTCGTCACGCAGATGTTCAACCACCAGACCCACCACCGCGGTCAGGTGCACGCGGCGCTGACCCACTTCCACGTGGACATGGGGGCGACGGACGTTCCGCTCACCCCCGAGCTATTGGAGTGA
- a CDS encoding DUF1668 domain-containing protein: MTHRHVSLPASRSPRARHHRSLACLAATALLSSACASSAPRGTTPAPATEDAPRTSPLMRHARVEAGPHAFLEAPVTSFGAAALGEHLYVLGGYRGESHHYVASGQSSSLRRLNVRTGEWEDLEGLARGLQSAALVAHEGGVVRVGGLYAVTTPGEDDRLRSTDEVARYDVATNRWSALPSLPAPRSSHMAAVLDGVLYVAGGWDLDGDPATAAWATTIEALDLADVDAGWRSLPAPFRVRGLGVAAVGEQLVVVGGMDPNGVPQRGTHLFDPASGAWRRGPELPASPFGAAAAALDGELVVTGMDGVVHLYRPAAPGQPEEGAWRAAGSVLFPRFFHQNVAVLGQVLSVGGTAGMEVTQRIPHIERVWPAPEPVTISVDYEGPTKNRQGMVIVDDWLYLFGGNTSHGQHDFAPENFSSDARRLHLPTLRWETLAPYPVPRQTMAVLAVDDTHFVSVGGFGIGAEGEPVAHDESFTYDIAHGTWSAAPALGRGRTQFALTQSPAGELLVMGGLNYDPAREGMAAFQHLTDALQRAPSDDAWVDAGFTLPRARRAFGGERVGERFLFVGGMRDNFQLVPECEAFSFETRDFAPIACPSETRLSPQLVALGERAVLVGGSVVQGQDASSTRAVELYDVAHDSWSVSPVTLPFESSHTRAFAYRGRVLVVTTHDAPEGQLRLFVFAP, translated from the coding sequence ATGACCCACCGACACGTCTCCCTCCCAGCGTCGCGCAGCCCCCGCGCGCGGCACCACCGCTCCCTCGCTTGCCTCGCGGCCACGGCGTTGCTCAGCAGCGCGTGCGCGTCGAGCGCGCCGCGCGGCACCACGCCCGCCCCCGCCACCGAGGACGCGCCGCGCACCTCGCCTCTGATGCGGCATGCGCGGGTCGAGGCGGGTCCGCACGCGTTCCTCGAGGCCCCCGTCACCAGCTTCGGCGCCGCAGCCCTCGGTGAGCACCTCTACGTGCTCGGGGGCTATCGCGGCGAGTCGCACCACTACGTCGCGTCGGGCCAGAGCAGCAGCCTGCGCCGCCTGAACGTGCGCACGGGCGAGTGGGAGGACCTCGAGGGTCTCGCGCGGGGCCTGCAGAGCGCGGCGCTCGTGGCGCACGAAGGCGGCGTCGTGCGCGTGGGCGGCCTCTACGCGGTGACCACTCCGGGTGAGGACGACAGGTTGCGGTCCACCGACGAGGTGGCGCGCTACGACGTCGCCACCAACCGCTGGAGCGCGCTGCCGTCCCTGCCCGCGCCCCGCTCCAGCCACATGGCGGCTGTGCTGGACGGCGTGCTGTACGTCGCGGGCGGCTGGGACCTCGACGGCGACCCCGCGACCGCCGCGTGGGCCACCACCATCGAGGCGCTGGACCTCGCCGATGTCGACGCTGGCTGGCGCTCGCTGCCCGCGCCCTTCCGCGTGCGCGGCCTGGGCGTCGCGGCCGTGGGGGAGCAGCTGGTGGTGGTCGGCGGCATGGACCCGAACGGCGTGCCGCAGCGTGGGACGCACCTCTTCGACCCCGCGAGCGGCGCGTGGCGTCGAGGGCCCGAGCTGCCCGCCTCGCCCTTTGGTGCCGCCGCCGCGGCGCTCGACGGTGAGTTGGTGGTGACGGGCATGGACGGCGTCGTGCACCTCTATCGGCCTGCAGCTCCGGGTCAGCCCGAGGAGGGCGCGTGGCGCGCTGCGGGCAGCGTGCTCTTCCCGCGCTTCTTCCACCAGAACGTGGCCGTGCTCGGGCAGGTCTTGTCGGTCGGCGGCACGGCCGGGATGGAGGTCACCCAGCGCATCCCGCACATCGAGCGCGTGTGGCCTGCGCCCGAGCCCGTCACCATCTCGGTGGACTACGAGGGGCCCACCAAGAACCGCCAGGGCATGGTGATCGTCGACGACTGGCTCTACCTGTTCGGCGGTAACACCAGCCACGGGCAGCACGACTTCGCGCCAGAGAACTTCTCGAGCGACGCGCGACGCCTGCACCTGCCCACGCTGCGCTGGGAGACCCTCGCGCCCTATCCCGTGCCGCGCCAGACCATGGCGGTGCTCGCGGTCGACGACACGCACTTCGTGTCGGTGGGCGGCTTCGGCATCGGCGCCGAGGGCGAGCCCGTGGCGCACGACGAGTCCTTCACCTACGACATCGCGCACGGCACCTGGAGCGCCGCACCCGCGCTCGGTCGCGGACGCACGCAGTTCGCGTTGACGCAGAGCCCCGCCGGCGAGCTGCTGGTGATGGGCGGCCTCAACTACGACCCCGCGCGCGAGGGCATGGCGGCCTTTCAGCACCTGACCGACGCGCTGCAGCGCGCGCCGAGCGACGACGCCTGGGTCGACGCCGGCTTCACGCTACCGAGGGCGCGGCGCGCCTTCGGCGGTGAGCGCGTGGGGGAGCGCTTCCTCTTCGTGGGCGGCATGCGGGACAACTTCCAGCTCGTGCCCGAGTGTGAGGCGTTCTCGTTCGAGACACGCGACTTCGCGCCCATCGCGTGCCCCAGCGAGACCCGCCTCTCGCCGCAGCTGGTCGCGCTGGGCGAGCGCGCGGTGCTGGTGGGCGGCAGCGTCGTGCAGGGCCAGGACGCGAGCAGCACCCGCGCGGTGGAGCTCTACGACGTCGCGCACGACAGCTGGTCGGTGTCCCCCGTCACGCTGCCGTTCGAGTCCTCCCACACGCGCGCGTTCGCCTACCGTGGACGCGTGCTGGTCGTCACCACGCACGACGCCCCCGAGGGGCAGCTGCGCCTGTTCGTGTTCGCGCCGTGA
- a CDS encoding aspartate kinase, translating to MSRIVCKFGGSSLADANQFRRVLAIVESDPRRSIVVPSAPGKRSSTDAKLTDLLYLCQQSASLGTDFSSPYAQVRERFLEIERELGVSAGMSGHLDKLEAALREGVTKDFVASRGEHLNGLLLAAYLGADFVDPEHFIIITPNGGVDPETYSLLGERLADTSKRYVVPGFYGRDGKGRVRTFSRGGSDISGAIVARAVMAELYENWTDVSGLLMADPRIVKDPKPMQEVTYAEIRELSYMGASVLHDEAILPVREVGIPINIRNTNAPEHDGTRIVRALSPHVEQTTEIAGIAGKKNFAMISVEKNLMNKEVGFIYRLLGILERHAVSFEHCPSSIDSMSVIVDATDIEDKIQDVLAEIRETLHPDSLEFVPAIALIAIVGEGMSKTIGIAAKVFIALRDAQVNVRIINQGASELNIIVGVIPDEYERALSALYDAFVLPVTADSATSRASRIPCA from the coding sequence ATGTCCCGCATCGTCTGCAAGTTCGGCGGCTCGAGCCTCGCCGACGCCAACCAGTTTCGTCGTGTCCTGGCCATCGTGGAGTCCGACCCGCGCCGCTCCATCGTGGTGCCCTCGGCCCCCGGGAAGCGCTCCTCCACCGACGCCAAGCTGACCGACCTGCTCTACCTGTGCCAACAGAGCGCGTCGCTGGGCACGGACTTCAGCTCGCCCTACGCGCAGGTGCGCGAGCGCTTTCTCGAGATCGAGCGCGAGCTGGGCGTGTCCGCCGGGATGTCGGGGCACCTCGACAAGCTCGAGGCGGCGCTGCGCGAGGGGGTCACCAAGGACTTCGTCGCGTCGCGCGGGGAGCACCTCAACGGTCTCCTGCTGGCGGCCTACCTGGGCGCGGACTTCGTCGACCCGGAGCACTTCATCATCATCACGCCCAACGGCGGCGTGGACCCGGAGACCTACTCGCTGCTCGGGGAGCGCCTGGCCGACACCAGCAAGCGCTACGTGGTGCCCGGCTTCTACGGTCGTGACGGCAAGGGTCGCGTGCGCACCTTCTCGCGCGGCGGATCGGACATCTCGGGCGCCATCGTCGCACGGGCCGTGATGGCGGAGCTGTACGAGAACTGGACCGACGTGTCGGGCCTGCTCATGGCCGACCCGCGCATCGTGAAGGACCCGAAGCCCATGCAGGAGGTCACCTACGCCGAGATCCGCGAGCTCTCGTACATGGGCGCGTCGGTGCTGCACGACGAGGCCATCCTGCCGGTGCGCGAGGTGGGCATCCCGATCAACATCCGCAACACGAACGCGCCGGAGCACGACGGCACGCGCATCGTGCGCGCGCTCAGCCCACACGTGGAGCAGACGACGGAGATCGCGGGTATCGCGGGCAAGAAGAACTTCGCGATGATCAGCGTCGAGAAGAACCTCATGAACAAGGAGGTGGGCTTCATCTACCGGCTGCTCGGGATCCTCGAGCGGCACGCCGTCTCCTTCGAGCACTGCCCGTCCAGCATCGACAGCATGAGCGTCATCGTCGACGCGACGGACATCGAGGACAAGATCCAAGACGTGCTGGCCGAGATCCGCGAGACGCTGCACCCCGACTCGCTCGAGTTCGTGCCGGCCATCGCGCTGATCGCCATCGTGGGCGAGGGCATGTCGAAGACCATCGGCATCGCGGCCAAGGTCTTCATCGCGCTGCGCGACGCGCAGGTGAACGTGCGCATCATCAACCAGGGCGCGTCCGAGCTGAACATCATCGTGGGCGTCATCCCGGACGAGTACGAGCGCGCGCTCTCGGCGCTGTACGACGCGTTCGTGCTGCCCGTCACGGCGGACTCGGCCACCAGCCGCGCGTCGCGCATCCCCTGCGCCTGA
- a CDS encoding OmpA family protein, whose product MRARLVVVMPVAIGALVAVLARVATADEPAPRPTDGAGIPDTRDACPDEPVAQRRAGCPTRVTVCADCDVGPLTVRIAYGRTQVHPRRGDWPVLRAVADVMLAHPELRVRVEGHSDSRGTEVRQQSMSERRALAVVRWLVRAGITRERLTPVGYGATRPLEPHARDEAGHARNRRVEFELDTPPSAP is encoded by the coding sequence ATGCGCGCACGTCTCGTCGTGGTCATGCCCGTCGCCATCGGCGCGCTCGTCGCCGTCCTCGCACGGGTCGCGACGGCGGACGAGCCCGCCCCCCGACCGACGGACGGCGCGGGCATCCCGGACACCCGCGACGCGTGCCCCGACGAACCCGTCGCGCAGCGACGCGCAGGCTGTCCCACGCGTGTCACGGTCTGCGCCGACTGCGACGTGGGGCCGCTCACCGTGCGCATCGCCTACGGGCGCACGCAGGTGCACCCACGACGGGGCGACTGGCCGGTGCTGCGCGCCGTGGCCGACGTCATGCTGGCGCACCCCGAGCTGCGCGTGCGCGTCGAGGGCCACAGCGACAGCCGGGGCACCGAGGTGCGCCAGCAGAGCATGTCGGAGCGCAGGGCCCTCGCGGTGGTCCGCTGGCTGGTGCGGGCGGGGATCACCCGGGAGCGCCTCACGCCAGTAGGCTACGGGGCCACCCGCCCCCTCGAGCCCCACGCGCGCGACGAGGCCGGGCACGCCCGCAACCGGCGCGTCGAGTTCGAGCTCGACACACCCCCGAGCGCGCCCTAG
- a CDS encoding SOS response-associated peptidase produces the protein MTPIGQSGNVGLPEAHGASKLVPTARLGIRRVIAHSMPCIARSPVERSAAGRYKAETMCGRYTLSETPEWSDLDIGVPEELLVTPRYNAAPGRPQLIVTQPLAPARHTREPLELRERPWGVTLGGRRVINARIESLERPAWRAHVGRCVVPCDGYVEWSADDGGKQPVWLRAMDPATRVLWMAGLVLPDGFVVITTEASGDVRAIHPRMPAFVPRAQLDAWLTGPREGSSARLARAPDGLLYPTRLTTRINATTNDDPRCLLPADARSPSPDAPARDARVTHNGGDAHDAPGHEGARRTTAATSRGATTQLSLFGPADER, from the coding sequence ATGACACCAATAGGTCAATCAGGTAACGTCGGTCTGCCCGAGGCCCACGGCGCGAGCAAGCTCGTTCCCACGGCTCGGCTGGGCATCCGGCGCGTCATCGCCCACTCCATGCCGTGCATCGCGCGCTCGCCCGTAGAAAGGTCCGCGGCAGGGCGCTACAAGGCAGAGACCATGTGCGGGCGCTACACGCTGTCGGAGACCCCCGAGTGGTCGGACCTGGACATCGGCGTACCCGAGGAGCTGCTCGTCACGCCGCGCTACAACGCCGCGCCCGGCCGCCCGCAGCTGATCGTGACGCAGCCGCTCGCGCCCGCGCGCCACACACGCGAACCGCTCGAGCTGAGGGAACGCCCGTGGGGGGTCACGCTGGGTGGGCGCCGTGTGATCAACGCGCGGATCGAGTCGCTGGAGCGGCCCGCCTGGCGCGCGCACGTGGGGCGCTGCGTGGTGCCTTGCGACGGCTATGTGGAGTGGTCCGCGGACGACGGGGGCAAGCAGCCCGTCTGGCTGCGCGCCATGGACCCCGCCACGCGCGTGCTGTGGATGGCCGGGCTCGTGCTACCCGACGGCTTCGTCGTCATCACCACGGAGGCCTCGGGAGACGTGCGCGCCATCCACCCCCGCATGCCGGCCTTCGTCCCCCGCGCGCAGCTTGACGCGTGGCTGACGGGACCGCGCGAGGGGTCGAGCGCGCGACTGGCCCGTGCCCCCGACGGGCTGCTGTATCCCACGCGGCTCACGACGCGCATCAACGCGACGACGAACGACGATCCTCGCTGCCTGCTCCCCGCGGACGCGCGGAGCCCCTCGCCGGACGCGCCCGCGCGAGATGCTCGGGTCACGCACAACGGCGGAGACGCGCACGACGCTCCGGGTCACGAAGGCGCGCGACGGACAACGGCCGCGACCTCCCGCGGGGCGACGACCCAGCTGTCCCTGTTCGGGCCGGCTGACGAGCGCTGA
- a CDS encoding TonB family protein yields MRPALSVVCSLGLHLLLVAGVPGAAAPCPRHELPVSPPCTLDAMELGDGPEGGDGHPVEIAVVSGGVGPGAPPARVLPAEPRPTRVAARSALESGAPPVHTQPSRALAPPAPLDPAEPRASALPPASALVSGTQSPHVPDASASPQATGTSAISATGAVGVGSHGPVDGGSAGRLGAEQGSSGPRHGAGGAASGAADADALARYLRAVQRAIAQQAQQHYARGRRSGGDDEPLVLRLRIALGPDGGITGVALVQSSGSPRLDRIAASATERVQLPPPPPGVARTSRVLTLPIRFEVH; encoded by the coding sequence GTGAGACCGGCGCTGTCGGTGGTGTGCTCGCTGGGTCTGCACCTCCTGCTGGTGGCGGGGGTGCCGGGCGCCGCCGCGCCGTGCCCCCGACACGAGCTCCCCGTCTCACCTCCGTGCACCCTGGATGCGATGGAGCTCGGCGACGGGCCCGAGGGAGGCGACGGGCACCCGGTGGAGATCGCCGTGGTCAGCGGAGGGGTTGGTCCAGGCGCGCCCCCCGCACGCGTCCTCCCTGCGGAGCCGCGACCGACGCGCGTCGCAGCGCGCAGCGCGCTCGAGTCCGGGGCACCTCCCGTGCACACGCAGCCATCCCGGGCGCTCGCGCCGCCAGCCCCCCTCGACCCGGCCGAGCCACGCGCTTCGGCCCTACCGCCTGCGTCGGCTCTCGTGAGCGGGACACAGAGCCCCCATGTGCCTGACGCGTCCGCATCTCCCCAGGCGACGGGCACCAGCGCCATCAGCGCCACCGGCGCCGTCGGGGTGGGTTCGCACGGCCCCGTTGACGGCGGCTCCGCCGGAAGACTCGGGGCCGAGCAGGGCAGCTCAGGACCACGGCATGGCGCGGGCGGCGCAGCGAGCGGGGCAGCCGACGCGGACGCCCTCGCCCGCTATCTGCGCGCTGTGCAGCGTGCCATCGCGCAGCAGGCGCAGCAGCACTACGCGCGTGGTCGGCGTAGCGGCGGCGACGACGAGCCGCTGGTGCTCCGTCTGCGCATCGCGCTCGGCCCCGACGGCGGAATCACTGGGGTAGCGCTGGTGCAGTCCAGCGGGAGTCCACGCCTGGATCGCATCGCGGCGAGCGCCACCGAGCGCGTGCAGCTCCCGCCGCCACCGCCTGGCGTCGCGCGCACGTCGAGAGTGCTCACGCTGCCGATTCGCTTCGAGGTCCACTGA
- a CDS encoding HEAT repeat domain-containing protein, whose product MTKRGRLIAFSCVGTALLALVAFRVGPRRGPEVEAMPEAPRLRCELEAGQTRAFRMVVTPSDAEGDRPALTAELHLRTLTGPSGPTRAAQVAGLIVPTQDVEGADQLREPFLMTVNDKCRFERFAFNEATSATQASMIEGTVRLFEVVGGDTRSPSWELLQRDVNGEFFARYERDAFSATTLDFTRTSSDYHEAEARGITIQQRRFDAAGRFDAAFGWVTRVAGSTLHRVQLGGGPTEVGVRFELERSDASAPLGLPGSMDVALFRWNSDHAPDAVAPPEMIGGMTRAAVVALDSDALGARALELWNASENPAHEDVYQLMLAWVREHPGGGAGLLDAIRAGELDPRLESMAFLVLGMADTEESRQALAGALTDGELSAMNRQRAALALGTNATPTLSSLAALREAARQTGDSVDEIVTRGTMMRAAGGLGRDSAPDEVREEARAYIRELATSDDVETRVAGLDAAGNAGTEALLDVVQAGFEDARPVVRSSAYNALRDMPRDLIQPVITDALQHEAHGDVRRALVSAAYTNATASARPYVDPLLAQAAVETLATTSDEGARMATIGLAGLAAPRSPEVRAALARWLEQETDPSVIQALGRHLSVAEARAALARGQGTRTP is encoded by the coding sequence ATGACGAAGCGAGGACGCCTCATCGCGTTCTCGTGCGTTGGCACGGCCCTGCTCGCCCTCGTGGCGTTCAGGGTCGGCCCCCGTCGAGGACCCGAAGTCGAAGCCATGCCCGAAGCGCCCCGCCTGCGCTGCGAGCTCGAGGCTGGTCAGACCCGTGCGTTCCGCATGGTCGTGACGCCGAGCGACGCCGAAGGTGACCGGCCCGCGCTGACCGCCGAGCTGCACCTGCGGACACTCACGGGACCCAGCGGTCCGACTCGCGCGGCGCAGGTCGCCGGCCTGATCGTACCCACACAAGACGTCGAGGGCGCGGACCAGCTCCGCGAGCCCTTCTTGATGACCGTGAACGACAAGTGTCGCTTCGAGCGCTTCGCGTTCAACGAGGCCACCAGCGCGACGCAGGCTTCCATGATCGAGGGCACCGTGCGCCTGTTCGAGGTGGTGGGCGGCGACACCCGCAGCCCGTCCTGGGAACTGCTGCAGCGCGACGTGAACGGCGAGTTCTTCGCTCGGTACGAGCGCGATGCGTTCAGCGCCACTACGCTGGACTTCACCCGCACCTCGAGCGACTACCACGAGGCCGAGGCGCGCGGCATCACCATCCAGCAGCGACGCTTCGACGCCGCGGGGCGCTTCGACGCGGCTTTCGGCTGGGTGACGCGCGTGGCTGGGAGTACGCTGCACCGCGTGCAGCTCGGCGGGGGGCCGACCGAAGTCGGGGTCCGCTTCGAGCTCGAGCGCAGCGACGCCTCTGCGCCGCTGGGCTTGCCTGGCAGCATGGATGTGGCCCTCTTCCGCTGGAACAGCGATCACGCGCCCGACGCGGTGGCGCCCCCCGAGATGATCGGTGGGATGACGCGCGCGGCCGTGGTGGCGCTGGACAGCGACGCGCTCGGCGCGCGTGCGCTCGAGCTGTGGAACGCGAGCGAGAACCCGGCGCACGAGGACGTCTACCAGCTCATGCTGGCCTGGGTGCGCGAACACCCGGGCGGCGGGGCGGGCCTGCTGGACGCCATCCGCGCGGGCGAGCTGGACCCGCGGCTCGAGTCGATGGCGTTCTTGGTGCTTGGCATGGCCGACACCGAGGAGTCGCGGCAGGCTCTGGCCGGGGCGCTGACGGACGGCGAGCTGAGCGCGATGAACCGGCAGCGTGCGGCGCTCGCGCTGGGCACCAACGCGACGCCCACGTTGTCCTCGCTCGCCGCGCTGCGCGAGGCTGCTCGGCAGACGGGCGACAGCGTGGACGAGATCGTGACCCGCGGCACCATGATGCGCGCGGCCGGCGGTCTCGGCCGCGACAGCGCGCCAGACGAGGTCCGTGAAGAGGCGCGCGCCTACATCCGCGAGCTCGCCACCAGCGACGACGTGGAGACGCGCGTGGCGGGCCTGGACGCAGCAGGCAACGCCGGCACGGAGGCGCTCCTGGACGTGGTCCAGGCGGGCTTCGAGGACGCGCGGCCCGTCGTGCGCAGCAGCGCCTACAACGCGCTGCGCGACATGCCGCGGGACCTGATCCAGCCCGTCATCACCGACGCGCTCCAGCACGAGGCCCACGGCGACGTGCGCCGCGCGCTGGTCTCGGCTGCGTACACCAACGCCACCGCGAGCGCGCGCCCGTACGTGGACCCGCTCTTGGCGCAGGCCGCCGTCGAGACCCTGGCGACCACGTCGGACGAGGGCGCGCGCATGGCCACCATCGGCCTCGCCGGGTTGGCCGCGCCGCGCTCGCCCGAGGTGCGCGCCGCGCTCGCGCGGTGGCTCGAGCAGGAGACGGACCCGAGCGTCATCCAAGCGCTCGGACGTCACCTCAGCGTGGCCGAGGCGCGCGCTGCGCTAGCTCGTGGGCAGGGGACCCGCACACCTTGA
- a CDS encoding GNAT family N-acetyltransferase, whose product MRVHLSGHVDIPPPRWNDVLAELPNHVALTRAEPGNLRFEVTPAESPEGRLWVSETFRDRAALEVHQARARASTWGRLTAGIPRHFFLVRHGTKRDRDVLAALYLTCRRQTFTWVDPQRYALDDFDADTQDELLLVCERDDRVVGFAGLWTPDDFLHHLFVHEAQQGHGAGRGLLRAAQSYAKGPLRLKCAVRNDRALRFYEQLGGVVESTATAEPEGEHHTVVLPVPT is encoded by the coding sequence GTGCGCGTCCACCTCTCAGGCCACGTCGACATCCCCCCGCCGCGCTGGAACGACGTGCTCGCGGAGCTCCCCAACCACGTGGCGCTGACGCGCGCCGAGCCGGGCAACCTGCGCTTCGAGGTGACCCCCGCCGAATCGCCCGAGGGGCGCCTGTGGGTGAGCGAGACCTTCCGCGACCGAGCTGCGCTGGAGGTGCACCAGGCGCGAGCTCGGGCGTCTACCTGGGGGCGCCTCACGGCGGGCATCCCGCGGCACTTCTTCCTGGTGCGGCACGGGACGAAGCGCGACCGGGACGTGCTGGCCGCACTCTACCTCACGTGCCGGCGGCAGACGTTCACGTGGGTGGACCCGCAGCGCTACGCCCTCGACGACTTCGACGCGGACACACAAGACGAGCTGCTGCTGGTGTGTGAGCGGGACGACCGTGTGGTGGGCTTCGCCGGACTGTGGACCCCGGACGACTTCCTGCACCACCTGTTCGTCCACGAGGCGCAGCAGGGGCACGGCGCCGGGCGCGGGCTGTTGCGCGCGGCCCAGAGCTACGCGAAGGGGCCGTTGCGACTCAAGTGCGCGGTGCGCAACGACCGCGCGCTGCGCTTCTACGAGCAGCTGGGCGGCGTGGTCGAGAGCACGGCGACGGCCGAGCCCGAGGGCGAGCACCACACGGTGGTGCTACCCGTCCCGACCTGA